The Trachemys scripta elegans isolate TJP31775 unplaced genomic scaffold, CAS_Tse_1.0 scaffold_94, whole genome shotgun sequence genomic sequence cccttacccatgcgaaagttccgcagccactgggaatcttcccagacctgcaacactatgcggtcccaccagtctgtgcttgtttcccttgcccagaatcggcgttccatggatagaatctgtcccattaacaacatgatctccaaagcactggggcccgtggtttcacagaattctgtatccgtgtccgtgtccatgtcctcatcatgcttgttgctgcactgccgccgccgctgcctcctcgcctcgtttttctgctcctggctcagcataacctgcacgagaatgcgcgaggtgtttacaatgttcatgactgctgtcttgagctgagcgggctccatgcttgccgtggtatggagtctgcagtgttcacccacccaagaaaaaaggcgcgaaatggttgtctgccatccgTTGCTTTCATCCAGGGAgcgagggaggtgggagggagggaggaggtgaggctgtacccagaaccacctgtgacgatgttttttgtcccatcaggcactgggatcttaacccagaattccaatgggcgcgggagactgcgggaactatgggatagctatgggatagctacccacagtgcaacgcttcagaaatcgacgctagccccggtacttagacgcacaccactgaattaatgtgcttagtgtggctgcatacattttgactttatacaacctgtttttcaaatccgaattatataaattcggattaatcccgtagtgtagacatacccttaggtgtTGAAGCTACGTGGCCTATTCTTGTGGAAGAGTGGGACCCCTTGGAGGTCTAGTGCACTCAAGGGGCACCTCccaaggattttttaaaagccaGGGCATTGCACAGATCCTATGGATCCATGACAGTATGCCAGTGTGCCTTCTTTGGAAAAGATATCAAAACAAGAAAAGGATCTAAATGTGTATTTACCATCGCCCCCTCATCAGTCCTCGTTGGAATCCCTTATCAGTTCCAAAGTGTATTAAAACCTTCCTTAAAGGCTTAGCTCTTGGTTATCAGGGCCTGTCAGTTTTGTTAgcgggctttcccttcaccctcccacttgcctggttcttgtcacgcagacagcaagcagcaaaagatcAGAAGTCCGAAGCGCAGAgaatgcgatgtttattgggttTAGTTTCCAAGCAGGCATATTccgaagcccttcacaccagtcgggCTTATCTCTATACACGATAATCTGTTCTCCagtgttcccttcccagctctgatgccgcagagcaTTTTCctcgtgtcccccttcccagctctgatgccacagagccttgccttgtgtccccattccctgttccctttccccctcttAACAAGCATTGATGccaatttcccttccccctcctgtttGACCCTGTTTATTTaataatattctcagctataccttaaccagtcattgtactgaaatttaactaaccaattctAACATTGTAACATAAttttctaaccaattatatcccagtaccctaattaacttatacctagcaaaattaattatacagcagacagaaacaattagagaaccagactgATTAACAATGTCAAAGCGgtggccataaagataaaacaatacggaaatgagggtttcacaaccacaaccattgataagtgatttcttgccagacaggatgctatcaaactaagttttctttaaccatcttaaggtCTGTTTCTTTATCAGGTGGTGATGGGCGCTATCGGGACAGGATTGTCTTCCTAACTGCCCAATACCCCCTTAGTTcagtgtgactggtttgggaGGTGAGGATGTGACCCtacacttcccagcttatggctgcccctgctgcttagccaatggccttagcctaagaacaaggcctcagactgtcctagtgagagaaggcccagacacaggcggactgtgattttgattctttgtttttatacccctgtaactagctaaatgataaaaatacacctaagttcttaaagtacaGGCTTTACAGGCAGGCTTGAATATCTCTATTCTAACAGTGggttctacctcttcccccattctgtgtccgtcttgtctatttagattgtaaattcttcagggcatggACCAGCTACTATTCTGGGTTTGAAatttgcctagcacaatggggacccactGTTAGTTGGTCCTGAGGTACTAAGGTAATGAATATGATTTATTATAATAACTACTCTCGTGCCACTTTGAACCAAGGAAGGTGGCTTTGGGATGTTACTGCTTAAAAATGAGCTGGGTTAAAACCATGGAATATTCTTTATGCGAAGTATCCCATAAATTCCACTGACCTCCCTTGTTTTCTTTGCCTGTAGTAGcgtttccagtttccaaacctgatgtgatctcacagctggaacgaggggaagagccgTGGATCTTGGACCTCCAGGGCTCTGAGAAAGAAGAGCTTCTGAAAGGTGAGAAATTAGTTAAACAAACTCAACAACTGTTTGGGAATGCAGGAAACATTTGGGATGCCCTACAAAGACCCTGTGAGCTCTCCCAAGTttaggattgttccctgcagatgTGGAATCATTATGGTGGATGTCACTCATGGATTCCCTCCTATTCTGACTGACAACTGGCAGCAGATCCCTTTCCGATCTCGCTTTTCCCTGAGTGTTCTGGTGAGATGCGAACCAAAACTGatctcttcctttctcctctggAGAAGGGTTGGGGAAAATCAGCTCCTGATAGGTTTGATGTCTCCCACACATATTTTGGTTTGTTCATAcctttttccattcctctctctgagatttcctttctttctggtACAGGGAGTGACCTATGTCTGGATTCTCTTTGTCTCCCATTGAGGTgatgggatggtgagtgagaatGAGGAGAAACCCCAGCAGGAAGATGTTGAGCAAGTAAAACCACATGGAATGTTATCAGGAAGATCCAAAGGGAATGTTTCCGGGAATTGTGCACTCTGAGGAAAAGCAAAAGCCTGTGAGACTCCGGACAGGCCAGAGGAAAACTTCAGTAGCCACTCAGACCTTACAACACACGACAGAATCAACTTGGAAGAGACACGCTACACATGCcatgagtgcgggaaaagcttcaatttGAACGCTGCCCTTATCACACATCACACAATCTACACGGGTGAGAAACTTTATGAATGCTCTGAGTGTAGGAAACACTTCAATCAGAGCTCTACCTTGAGTAcacataggagaatccacacaggagagatgcCCTACAggtgctctgagtgcgggaaaagcttcagtcggagctcacaccttatcagacatcagagaatccactcaggagagaagccctacacatgctctgagtgcgggaagagcttcaatcagagctctgcccttatcacacatcagagaatccacacaggggacacgccctacacatgctctgagtgcgggaaaagcttcagtcggagctctgcccttatcacacatcagagtatccacacaggggagacGCCCTACATATGCTCTcactgcgggaaaagcttcagtcggagctcttcccttatcacacatcagagaatccacacaggtgagAGGCCCTACACATGCTacgactgtgggaaaagcttcaatcggaGCTCAAACCTTACcatacatcagagaatccacacaggagagaaaccctacacaTGCACTGACTGCGGGAAAAGTTTCAGTCAGAGCTGTGCCCTGAGCGcacataggagaatccacactGGTGAAAAACCATATAGATgttctgagtgcgggaaaagatTCAATCACAGCTCTGCCCTGATCACgcataggagaatccacacaggagagaggccctacccatgctctgagtgtggaaAAATCTTCAGTCAGAGCTCAcaccttatcacacatcagagaatccacacaggggacacaccctacacatgctctgagtgcgggaaaagtttCAGTCAGAGCTCTGCCtttatcacacatcagagaatccacacaggggacacgccctacacatgctctgagtgtgagaaaagcttcagtcggagctctgcccttatcacacatcagagaatccacacaggggacacgccctacacatgctccgagtgtgggaaaagcttcaatcagagctcaaaccttattaaacatcagagaatccacatgggCGAGAACTGTAATAAATCCCTTGACTAGACCTGgccaaagggtatgtctaaactacgggattaatctgaatttacggaattcgaattttggaaacagattgtataaagtcgaatgtatgcagccagactaagcacattaattcgtcGGTGTGCATCCACGTACCAGGgatagcgtcgatttctggagcgttgcactgtgggtagttatcccatagctatcccatagttcccacagtctcccccacccattggaattctgggttgagatcccagtgcctgatggggcaaaaaacattgtcgcaggttgtTCTGGGTatagcctcacccctccctccatgaaagcaatagCAGACAACCGTtatgcaccttttttcctgggtgaacacagcagacgccataccacggcaagcatggagcccgctcagctcaagacagcagttatgaacattgtaaacacctcacacattatcgtgcagtttatgctgaaccaggaagAGAAATACGAGGCATGGAGGAGGCAGCAACagcagcgcggcgatgagagtgatgaggacatggacatggacacacacttctctcaaaccgcgggtcccggcgctttggagatcatgttgttgatggggcaggttctatccgtagaatgccgattctgggcccaggaaacgagcacagactggtgggccAGCGTAGCGTTGCAGCCGTGGgaagattcccagtggctgcgaaactttcgcatgcgtaaggacactttcacggaactttgtgacttgttttcccctgccctgaagcgccagaataccaggatgagagcagccctcacagttgagaaacgAGTGGCGATacccctgtggaagcttgcaatgccagacagctaccggtcagtcgggaatcaatttggagtgggcacatctactgtgggggctgctgtcattcaagtagccaaagcaatcactgagctgctgctacgaaaggtagtgactctgggaaatgtgcaggccatagtgggtggctttgctgcaatgggattgcctaactgtggtggggcgatagatggaacccatatacctaccttggcactggagcaccagggtacccagtacataaaccgcaggggttacttttcaatggtgctgcaagcactggtggatcacgggggacgtttcaccaacgtgggctggccaggaagggttcatgacgccctcgtcttcaggaacactactaaACAGCTGCAGTAAGGGACTTACTtaccggaccagaaaataaccattggggatgttgaaatgcctatagttatccttggggacccagcctaccccttaatgccatagctcatgaagccatacacaggcagcctggacaggagtcaggagctgttcaactacaggctgagtaagtgcagaatggtggtggaatgtgcatttggtcgTTTAAAACGTTGCTGGCGATTGTTAATGACTCGCttagacctcagccaaaccaatatccccattgttattgctgtgtgctccacaatctctgtgagagtaagggggagacatttatggcggggtgggaggctgaggcaaatcgcctggctgctgattacgcgcagccagacaccagggcgattagaagagcacaccaggaagcgcggtgcatcagagaagctttgaaaaccagtttcatgattggccaggctaccatgtgaaagttctgtctttatccttgatgaaaacccgccccctttattgactcattctctgtaggcaacccaccctcccccttcgatcacagcttgctttcaaaggaaataaagtcactattgttttaaaatcatgtattctttattaattgattataaaaagagggagagaactgagaaggtagcccgggtggggctTAGGAGGaggattggagggaaggaaaaggccactaaaaaaaggttaaaataatgacagccttttgcttgggctgtccactggggtggaatgggagggtgcatggagccttccccccacacatacacgttcttacacgtctgggtgaggaggctatggaacatggtgaggggggagggtggttatacagggtctgcagcggcggtctgtgatcttgctgccattcctgaagctccaccagacgccggagcatgtctgtttgctcacgcagcagccccagcgttgcatcctgcctcctctgatcttcctgccgccacctctcatctcgagcgtccctcatgtcctcacgttggtccctcctgtcctcacattcactggcatctttcctatactttgaaaccgtgtccttccagtCATTCAGATgggctctttcattgcgggtgggttccatgatttctgcgaacatctcttgcgtcctctttttccgacgccttatctgagaaaaccttcgggatggaggacggaggcttgaaaaatttgcagctgctggagggaggggaaaaaaggagagaatttttttaaaagatatattttacagaacaatgcttatactcttttcacagtgaacaacactattcacattacatataacgtgatttctgtgcaaggtcgcaatTTGCCTCAATTTCACCCCTAGCCCcccgctggcttgctgcatccctcctagTTAGTCCCCCACCAACCAGTTGTACGTTCTTTCAATGGTCAGCAAAACAATAAGTCTTATTCAACCAGACCTTCATTCACATAacgtacaaacagtagcaaaatagctagattagctacatcacttgattcatccaactgtatagcataatGTGGACTATTTTTAACTCTCTGTACAATTATGGTCTCTACGttatttgacatgtcattaattctttgtgacaacgtattattggacaaaggtaccatgtcaatcctttttgcagccttttctccgagcatgcaatgaactacgtcttttatacatggaccaatcaagctctctgctaCGGTATGGGCTTTtgatgcttttgctactcggTAGCTCACGTGGTATGATGCttcaagtgcattttcattatcagtacttgctttggatataaaactggtaatgtcacttttcctctcagctaattttcgcttgaaaaaatcaacaggcttgtcgagttgtgcaggatgcctagtttTTAAATGGCGccgaagtagagaaggtttgaggctgctgtttgctagaacatcaccacaaatcacacacagtggttttggacattcttgatcaccaatgcatgtaaagccatattttatataatcatcatcatattttcttttctttgtaagtgactttccaggaccatcatgatcattagacgtagattttccacagtgtggacttgaggaaacactagctgattcttgcgtctttacactttcctttttcagccacttatccattgaacttgtgtacaaaagttctaataaaaacaacacagagagactgctaacaaccaacaaactagaaaatgagaagattcactcaagtctcactgaagcaaaacagcactccagagagaaTGACAATTACGGAGGCACCTTAACACTGCTACACTGGCTACAACGTGCTTCCGGCTGCTTTGGCtcccaaacagcttttcttccaccACGAGGTTTCTCCCTAGGAGGGTGTCCTGCGAGGGACAAATTAGCTGGGATCACCCCCCACGTACAGCATTGGTCCTGCtaactctgccctccatgccagcTTCCCCTGTCTGACAAGGACAGGAGTCCGAgctgccacctgcaggtctgtggGGCTCAGCTGCCACCCTGCccaccacagggctcaggctactgGCCCCGCACCAGGGCCTGGGCTGCCAGATCCACACTCCCTGGGGCTCTTGCTGCTGGACCCCATTGATCGGCCCGGTCAACTGAGCTCCACTGAGTTTGTGCTGCAGGTCCCACTGACctctggggctcgggctgctggccccaactgcccggtcccgctctccctggggctcggggctgccagccccgctgaaGCGCTGGGGTTCTTGCTGCCAGCTCTCCCGCTGACGGGGAGCAGGGCTCGAGCTGCCAGTCCCAACtgcctggccccgctctccctggggttcgggctgccagcTTCCccgctgatgggggcagggctcgggctgccggccccaactgcccggccccgctctccctggggctctggttgtctgccctgcaaccgggtcccacctgctgcctccaatgccGGGGTCCTCTGGCcaccattaatgatttttttcttgcgaaccccctgtaacgttctgcgaacccccaggggttcgcaaaccccagtttggggtCATTTAGCCTTAGTGATGTGTGCTCTTGGATTTATTTGTTCGTGTTAATAAAACATGTAACTGGGCTATTGAGTCATTTCTTTCAATAAGCAACGGGCTGGAACTTTTATTTGCATATTTCCCTTTAATTCAAtctccattttcttcatttcatactGTCCTAAGTTAAGGAATGTGCAGCATCAGAAACTGACACAAGCCTTTTGCTGCCCCATTCTGTGCCCATCCAGCAGGAGTAGAGAACAAACAcctcctggggcagggattgtcacaCTGGACTGTAAATACAGACGCATGTTCCCAAGCTTTGCTGTCTTTCTCCAATCCTTTCATAAGGGTGACACCTACAGCTGCTTGTAATTACACCTGGCAGGAAGGACACCCCTATGTGCATTctcttgggaggcagggggatctGGGAGACCCTGGACACGGGGGCGATATTTACCCAGAGCTCAGATGCAATCTACTCAGGGGTGATGTAGGAGAAAAGAGCTGGGCGCTGCTTTCCCCACTTATTTCTCCTCATCCCCTTTcggtctctctctcctctttccctttcttccccctcttcccaccctctggcaaggagacttggtcacttccctgctcccagGGGTGCTCTCCTGTACCTGGATTGGCCCCTGCAAGTGCTAATAGGAGCGAGAGCCTGGGTGTGGGACAGTCCCTTCAGCGGCTCTGGGACAcacagaggcaggaggaggagcagagatgggggtgcTGTAGGACACTTGTTTCAGtgatattggagcataagctttcgtgggtgaatactcacttcatcagatgatgaagtgggcattcacccacaaaagcttatgctgcaatccgcctgttagtctataaggtgccacaggagactctgtcactttttacagatccagactaactcagctaccccctgatacttcattcAGTGAAATCCTTTACAGAACCAAAGAATCCCTTAGCAGTGTATCTGGCTGCATAAAGTCTCACAGCAGTTCACCAACTTGTCTTATCTGCTGCTGGGATTCCCTGAATTACTTTTATCACTTCGTCATTTAGCTTTGTTATTGTGCAGATGCAGGTCATTgtgctatttaatttatattttaccaACAAGTCCTCCTTGAAAATATGCAGCAGTAAGTACTTGCTGGTTTTAGCAGCGACATCTGTGTTTCTAGTATTGCACTTGCTCTGGTTTTTTACTGTGATTTCtaatttggaatttttaattctaactttttcttcttatttttagAGCAGAAGGTTATTCTGCTGGATCAGCTGACTTCCAGCCTGACTGAATTTCTGGGCTGGTCTCAAAAAATTTTTTTATTCAATGGTGATTGCCTTTTGCAACTGCTGTTTTGCCTCTCAATCCCGCcctttgtttttttctgcatGCCATTGCTTGTGTGTAGAACTCGATTCGCAAATATTCAATAAAGGCTGTATAGTCTCTCATGTAACATCCTTGTCAAAGGCAAAAATTGATTGTAATTTTTGCTGAACATTAGAACTGCTGTAGTGGGTCAGACGAATAGTCCATCTAGtacaggatcctgtcttctgacagcggccaatgccaggtgcttctgagggaatgaacacaacaggcaatcactgagtgacagtcagaggtttagggacacccagagcatggggatgcACTCCTGGTTCTCTTGGCTAATACCTCATGCACCTAGCCTGAGGAACTGATCTAATGCTTTGTTAAACCcatttatagttttggccttcaaaacataaTGAGCACACATCTACAACCCCAAGAGGGCTTGACAACCACAAGAATTCTAAAAACATGAGTTATACTCCCTGAGGTCAagaaatttaaattaatacatgATATTTTGGTCTTATGTGCCTCTTTGATCTTGAGCCTTCAgggctttgaggagggggttggactagatgacctcctgaggtcccttccaaccctgatattctatgatatattCTATGGTGCCATAAGGCCACTTCCAGAAAAGCTGGAGCTAAACACCTGAATGAAACTTGGTCTACCCTCATACTTCTCCTGTTCCCTCTCCCAAACATTTCACATAccttaggccatatctacactacaagcctATGTTAACCCAAGTTATGTCAGCACAGACTCGCTAGGGGTACTGTGTCACTTCTGTGACTGACTTGTGCTCTTGTAATAAATCAAATAGAACTGTAATGGGGATAAATTACACCAGCATAGAAGTATATTGAATGCGAACCCTAcggaaattaaaattttaaattatccTCCATGTGTCCCACTAAAATGAATCCAAACCTCTGGTCACTTGGGCAGAAGTATCGATATCAGGATGCTACATTGTGAGCACAGTAAATGAAGCTTCAAAATAAATGATGTTTAAATGACCTCACTCTATTTTTTACAATCCTATATTAAGAGGcaattgattttatatataaactagGCAGGGTCGTTTGGAAGCCGAAGACTTTATCCTTCCATCCCCCACCACTGTCAAGTTTTAGCAAATTAGGACAAGTCATCAAATAAGAAGCAGCGTAGGTATCAGTAACTGCTACTGGTATCAATTCGCTATCTCTGTACCAGTAGATGGGAAAGGTGAGAAGTACCAAATTAGGACAAGTTAGCAAATATGAACAACCATAGGTATCAGTAGCTGCTACTGGTAGCAGATTACATCAGATCGCAGTTTTTTACAATCTCTTACATATGAGTAACTGCTACAGGTAGCAAATTCCAACAGGTAATAGTTTCGCGCATTACAccggcacagctctgctccccggCTCTTCTTGGGCTCCTGATCTCTCCTTATCTCGGCCCCACTCTGGCCCAGGTagttccagctcacatggagaaTGGGACCCCCTGGCCTGGTGACCCCCTCATTAGACTGTCTGTCAGGGTGAGCTGGAGCTTTGGCCTcttcccattgcccctggggactgtcagtctcaaggtcctgatttcccatcgacccttccccttccttttggtactgggaaCCAGCCAACCAAAAAATCCCACTAAattttagtaaggggccaacaaTCCCCTTACAGAAGCCAGCCCCGTGAGGGTCACAGATGTCCAAAGAAAACAGCACAAGGTGGTTCCATGGTGTAACGGTCAGCACTCGGGACTCTGAATCCACGTCTTTGGAAAAGGCAGACACTGCGTTTTTCAGGTCATCTACTGAGGGGACGGAGACACTCTGGGCACAAGAAGTCGACTCCCCAGTGAGGTGGGAGACTTAATTCTATGGAGCCAGGTGCTGGACTTTGTCAGGGAGGCTCAGGCATGGGGGATCGGGGTGCAGCAGACGGGCCAGCTGTCTAGGTGTGGAGATTTAGTTGCACTGAGGcccaggagggaagagaaggaggaaccCTGCTGATGGgcagtggctgtggagaaaaagaGGAAGGGTTCCTGgaacttcccctctccccccttttaTCTGCCTGCTTGCTGTTGTGGTGGAAGGGGGCAGATGCTCCCAGGAAGCCTGTTTTGTTAGttcccactggggcacctggtattggccactgtcagaggacaggatactgggctagatggacctttgctctgacccagtctggaAGTTCTTATGGGGTTTGCCAAGGTCACCTATGGATCTTCTCTTTGTGTCTCTGAATATCTACGGGGCTGCATAAGCTGCAGCAAGTTTCTGGTCTTGGGTTTGAGCTTGAGAAACAGGATTATAGGTGAGGCAGGGATCAAAGGGTCTCACGCCTGACCGCCAGCAGACATGCAGGTCACGGGCAACGAGCCCAGGACAACTGGTAAATGTGGTGCATGAATGAGCCCAAACTAGAAGGTTTCTTCTTGGCCTCAAAGGGTAGTTGCTCAAAGGGAGCCATTTGGTCTGATGAAAACAGTGACACATGTATGGACTTGACTAGCTTGGGGAGTccttgcactgggggggggggggggggggggggggggataggtggggggggggatccgGCATCCAAAAAATCCCCCCCCTGGGTTTGTATTGGCGGACTGCGGCAAACAAGTCCCTCTATGTGTGAAGGGATGGGCTGTGAGGGGAGGCNGCCTGCTTGCTGTTGTGGTGGAAGGGGGCAGATGCTCCCAGGAAGCCTGTTTTGTTAGttcccactggggcacctggtattggccactgtcagaggacaggatactgggctagatggacctttgctctgacccagtctggaAGTTCTTATGGGGTTTGCCAAGGTCACCTATGGATCTTCTCTTTGTGTCTCTGAATATCTACGGGGCTGCATAAGCTGCAGCAAGTTTCTGGTCTTGGGTTTGAGCTTGAGAAACAGGATTATAGGTGAGGCAGGGATCAAAGGGTCTCACGCCTGACCGCCAGCAGACATGCAGGTCACGGGCAACGAGCCCAGGACAACTGGTAAATGTGGTGCA encodes the following:
- the LOC117870664 gene encoding zinc finger protein 271-like, whose amino-acid sequence is KAKACETPDRPEENFSSHSDLTTHDRINLEETRYTCHECGKSFNLNAALITHHTIYTGEKLYECSECRKHFNQSSTLSTHRRIHTGEMPYRCSECGKSFSRSSHLIRHQRIHSGEKPYTCSECGKSFNQSSALITHQRIHTGDTPYTCSECGKSFSRSSALITHQSIHTGETPYICSHCGKSFSRSSSLITHQRIHTGERPYTCYDCGKSFNRSSNLTIHQRIHTGEKPYTCTDCGKSFSQSCALSAHRRIHTGEKPYRCSECGKRFNHSSALITHRRIHTGERPYPCSECGKIFSQSSHLITHQRIHTGDTPYTCSECGKSFSQSSAFITHQRIHTGDTPYTCSECEKSFSRSSALITHQRIHTGDTPYTCSECGKSFNQSSNLIKHQRIHMGENCNKSLD